In a genomic window of Flavobacterium sp. KACC 22761:
- a CDS encoding ABC transporter permease: MSIISLIIKREFIAKVRNRSFVVMTFLSPLLFVAIAVFIGYLSSMKAETKRIAIHDETGLFASDFLKENKKGAEFKYLNLSEIDVNALKDSITKENFSGLIVIPKTNNTRDLESKIEFISNNSPSISFVENTQDVIASKITKLNLEEAKLDTLSIQKAQSKVNIHLVKASGEESLKGLNEIKIAIGGAFGYLIMMFIIIYGNMVMRSVIEEKTNRIIEIIISSVKPFQLMIGKIVGTSLAGILQFMIWAVIGLGLMFAASAFFGVNVGPTARISPEMMQTAQHQLSGSAQMYITELWNLPIASIIIGFVIYFIGGYFLYSSFYAAIGAAVDNQTDSQQFLLPILMPLILSVYIGFFTVVNDPHGTIAVAFSMIPLTSPIVMLMRIPFGVPWWQIAISVSLLFATFFLVVWFAAKIYRVGILMYGKKPTWKELYKWLKY; this comes from the coding sequence ATGAGTATTATCTCGTTGATTATAAAAAGAGAATTTATTGCCAAAGTTCGCAATAGATCTTTTGTTGTCATGACTTTTTTGAGTCCGCTTTTATTTGTGGCGATAGCGGTTTTTATTGGCTATTTAAGTTCGATGAAAGCAGAAACCAAAAGAATCGCGATTCATGACGAAACCGGACTTTTTGCTTCTGATTTTCTGAAAGAAAATAAAAAAGGAGCCGAATTTAAATATCTGAATTTATCTGAAATTGATGTTAATGCTTTAAAAGATAGCATTACAAAAGAAAATTTCAGCGGATTGATTGTTATTCCGAAAACAAATAATACTAGAGATTTAGAAAGCAAAATTGAGTTTATTTCAAATAACAGTCCCAGTATTTCTTTTGTTGAAAATACGCAAGATGTTATTGCTTCAAAAATTACAAAACTGAATTTAGAAGAAGCAAAATTAGATACTTTATCGATTCAGAAAGCACAATCAAAAGTAAATATTCATTTGGTAAAAGCTTCTGGAGAGGAAAGTTTAAAAGGTTTGAATGAAATAAAAATTGCCATTGGAGGAGCATTCGGCTATCTAATTATGATGTTCATTATCATTTACGGAAACATGGTAATGCGAAGCGTAATCGAAGAAAAAACAAACCGAATTATCGAAATTATTATTTCATCCGTAAAACCATTTCAATTGATGATTGGAAAAATTGTCGGAACTTCATTGGCAGGAATTCTGCAATTTATGATTTGGGCAGTGATTGGTTTGGGATTAATGTTTGCTGCTTCGGCGTTTTTTGGCGTAAATGTTGGCCCAACGGCCAGAATTTCTCCTGAAATGATGCAAACTGCACAACATCAATTATCAGGTTCAGCACAAATGTATATTACTGAATTATGGAATCTGCCAATTGCAAGTATTATAATCGGATTTGTAATTTATTTTATTGGAGGATATTTTCTATATAGTTCGTTTTACGCTGCAATTGGAGCGGCAGTTGACAATCAAACCGATTCTCAGCAGTTTCTGCTTCCAATTCTTATGCCTCTGATTTTAAGCGTTTATATCGGATTTTTTACAGTAGTAAACGATCCTCACGGAACTATTGCGGTTGCATTTTCAATGATTCCGCTTACGTCGCCAATTGTGATGTTAATGCGTATTCCGTTTGGCGTGCCTTGGTGGCAAATTGCAATTTCGGTATCATTATTGTTTGCAACCTTTTTCCTTGTGGTTTGGTTCGCTGCAAAAATTTACCGAGTAGGTATTTTAATGTACGGCAAAAAACCAACTTGGAAAGAATTGTATAAGTGGCTAAAATATTAA
- a CDS encoding TonB-dependent receptor plug domain-containing protein codes for MKSLKLISSVLLMLFCFIAIAQEKTISKDTIQRNNTANTQVVICGPSRSKVLEPLYILDGRVSNSKQLSKINPNDIETIKVLKGEEAKSIYGDKGVNGVIVITLKK; via the coding sequence ATGAAGAGTCTAAAGCTTATTTCATCTGTCCTTCTTATGCTTTTTTGTTTCATAGCAATTGCACAGGAAAAAACAATTTCAAAAGATACAATTCAGCGTAATAATACAGCAAATACTCAAGTTGTAATTTGCGGGCCATCGCGATCTAAAGTACTTGAACCTTTATACATTTTAGACGGAAGAGTTTCAAATTCAAAACAATTATCAAAAATCAACCCGAATGACATCGAAACCATCAAAGTATTAAAAGGAGAAGAAGCCAAATCTATTTATGGAGATAAAGGTGTAAATGGCGTTATTGTTATTACACTTAAAAAATAA
- a CDS encoding putative signal transducing protein, giving the protein MGLMKVFSGSEVLAIALQERLEEAGVETVKKDNIQSARLGGFGGTDLAVEVFIQETDFAKANPVIENFRMSI; this is encoded by the coding sequence ATGGGATTAATGAAAGTGTTTTCGGGAAGCGAAGTCTTAGCAATTGCCTTGCAGGAAAGATTAGAAGAAGCAGGAGTAGAAACCGTAAAAAAAGATAATATACAATCGGCTCGTTTGGGAGGTTTTGGCGGAACAGATTTGGCTGTTGAGGTTTTTATTCAGGAAACCGATTTTGCAAAAGCAAATCCCGTTATAGAAAATTTCAGAATGAGTATTTAA
- the mtaB gene encoding tRNA (N(6)-L-threonylcarbamoyladenosine(37)-C(2))-methylthiotransferase MtaB — MENRKKVAFYTLGCKLNFSETSTIARNFNDEGFDRVDFEEIADIYVINTCSVTDNADKQFKQVVKKAMKLNDKAFVAAVGCYAQLKPEELAAVDGVDLVLGATEKFKITDYIHDLSKNDMGEVHSCEIAEADFYVGSYSIGDRTRAFLKVQDGCDYKCTYCTIPLARGISRSDALENVLKNAKEISAQNIKEIVLTGVNIGDYGKGEFGNKKHEHTFLDLVQALDQVEGIERLRISSIEPNLLKNETIEFVSKSRTFVPHFHIPLQSGSNDILKLMKRRYLREVYIDRVNKIREVMPHACIGVDVIVGFPGETDEHFLETYHFLNELEISYLHVFTYSERDNTEAAEMDGVVPANVRAKRSKMLRGLSVKKRRAFYESQLGTKRTVLFEGENKEGYIHGFTENYVKVKTPWNPELVNTLQEINLTKIDEDGSVRMEFVNKLAEA; from the coding sequence ATGGAAAATAGAAAGAAAGTTGCCTTTTATACGCTGGGTTGTAAACTGAATTTTTCAGAGACTTCTACAATCGCCAGAAATTTCAATGACGAAGGTTTTGACCGCGTCGATTTTGAAGAAATAGCCGATATTTATGTAATCAATACTTGTTCTGTTACAGACAATGCTGATAAGCAGTTCAAGCAAGTAGTGAAAAAAGCAATGAAGCTGAATGATAAAGCTTTTGTTGCCGCAGTTGGCTGTTATGCGCAATTAAAACCCGAAGAATTAGCTGCAGTTGATGGTGTTGATTTGGTTTTAGGTGCGACTGAAAAGTTTAAAATTACCGATTATATTCACGATTTAAGCAAAAATGATATGGGTGAAGTGCACTCATGTGAAATTGCTGAAGCTGATTTCTACGTAGGTAGTTATTCGATTGGAGATCGTACACGTGCCTTTTTGAAAGTCCAAGATGGCTGTGATTATAAATGTACGTATTGTACCATTCCGTTGGCACGCGGAATTTCAAGAAGTGATGCTTTGGAAAATGTTCTTAAAAACGCCAAAGAAATCTCAGCTCAAAACATCAAAGAAATTGTTTTGACTGGAGTAAATATCGGAGATTACGGAAAAGGAGAGTTTGGAAATAAAAAACATGAGCACACTTTTCTGGATTTGGTTCAAGCTTTGGATCAAGTTGAAGGGATTGAACGTTTGAGAATTTCATCAATTGAACCGAATTTGCTGAAAAACGAAACGATCGAGTTTGTTTCTAAAAGCCGCACTTTTGTACCGCATTTTCATATTCCGCTACAATCAGGAAGCAATGATATCTTGAAATTGATGAAACGACGTTATTTGCGCGAAGTTTATATTGACCGCGTAAATAAAATTCGCGAAGTAATGCCTCATGCTTGTATTGGTGTAGATGTAATTGTTGGTTTTCCTGGTGAAACTGATGAACATTTTTTAGAAACGTATCATTTCTTGAATGAATTGGAGATTTCATATTTACACGTCTTTACCTATTCTGAAAGAGATAATACAGAAGCTGCTGAAATGGATGGTGTTGTGCCAGCAAATGTTCGTGCAAAACGAAGCAAAATGTTGCGCGGATTATCAGTGAAAAAACGACGTGCTTTTTATGAAAGCCAATTAGGAACCAAAAGAACGGTTCTTTTTGAAGGTGAAAACAAAGAAGGCTACATTCACGGATTCACTGAAAATTACGTAAAAGTGAAAACGCCTTGGAATCCAGAATTGGTGAATACTTTGCAAGAAATCAATTTGACTAAAATTGATGAAGACGGAAGTGTCCGAATGGAGTTTGTAAATAAATTAGCAGAAGCTTAA
- a CDS encoding 3-ketoacyl-ACP reductase: MTDLKNKTAFITGAGKGIGKAVAIALAKEGVNLILVSRTQKDVEQLADEASNLGVKALAVTADVSDINSINAAVEKALSEFKHIDILINSAGIASFGKFLELEPEAWERIIQVNLMGTYYTTRAIIPNMIERQTGDIINISSTAGLNGNALTSAYSASKFAVLGLTDSLMQEMRKHNIRVTALTPSTVATDMAKDLNLTDGNPEKVMQSEDMAELIISQLKLNRRVFVKNSSIWSTNP, translated from the coding sequence ATGACCGACTTAAAAAATAAAACTGCCTTTATTACAGGTGCAGGAAAAGGAATAGGAAAAGCCGTTGCAATTGCTTTAGCAAAAGAAGGCGTAAACCTGATTTTAGTTTCGAGAACTCAAAAAGATGTAGAACAATTAGCTGATGAAGCTTCAAATTTAGGCGTAAAAGCTTTAGCAGTAACAGCTGATGTTTCAGACATCAATTCTATCAATGCGGCAGTTGAAAAAGCTTTAAGCGAATTCAAACACATTGACATTTTGATCAACAGCGCTGGAATTGCTTCTTTTGGAAAATTCCTCGAATTAGAGCCAGAAGCTTGGGAAAGAATCATTCAGGTGAATTTAATGGGAACGTACTACACAACTCGCGCCATTATCCCGAATATGATTGAAAGACAAACCGGTGATATTATCAATATTTCATCAACTGCAGGATTAAACGGAAATGCTCTGACAAGTGCTTATAGTGCTTCTAAATTTGCGGTTTTGGGCTTGACCGATTCTTTGATGCAAGAAATGAGAAAACACAACATTCGTGTTACAGCTCTAACGCCAAGTACGGTTGCAACAGATATGGCTAAAGACTTAAACTTAACCGACGGAAATCCAGAGAAAGTAATGCAGTCTGAAGATATGGCTGAATTGATCATTTCGCAATTAAAATTGAACCGAAGAGTTTTTGTAAAAAACAGCAGTATTTGGTCTACTAATCCTTAA
- a CDS encoding phospholipid scramblase-related protein, producing MNPILSQNLFLVKEHIGMFKASNNYDIYNPESNQIIMNCREKNLSFFTKMLRFTDFKRATPFNIEISTAAGEKLITVKRGIAIFRSTVEVLDEKDRLVGTFKQKFFSIGGRFEILDKNERPVATLQGKWTGWDFKFSHENKQLAQVSKKWAGIGKEFFTTADNYMLQIEDTIPTESTLRQLILGAVMCIDMVLKE from the coding sequence ATGAATCCTATTTTAAGCCAAAATTTATTTTTAGTTAAAGAACATATCGGAATGTTTAAAGCTTCAAACAATTACGATATCTATAATCCTGAAAGCAACCAAATAATTATGAACTGCCGTGAAAAAAACTTAAGTTTTTTCACTAAAATGCTTCGTTTTACAGATTTTAAAAGAGCAACTCCTTTTAATATTGAAATCTCAACTGCCGCTGGCGAAAAGTTAATTACCGTAAAAAGAGGAATCGCAATCTTCAGATCGACAGTTGAAGTTTTGGATGAAAAAGATCGTTTGGTTGGAACATTCAAGCAAAAATTCTTTTCTATTGGAGGGAGATTTGAAATTTTGGACAAAAACGAAAGACCAGTTGCAACACTTCAAGGAAAATGGACAGGCTGGGATTTCAAATTCTCACACGAAAACAAACAATTGGCACAAGTAAGCAAAAAATGGGCAGGAATTGGAAAAGAATTTTTTACGACTGCCGACAATTACATGCTTCAAATTGAAGATACAATTCCTACTGAAAGTACGTTAAGACAATTAATTTTAGGAGCCGTGATGTGCATTGATATGGTTTTAAAAGAATAA
- a CDS encoding DUF6929 family protein, translating to MEKFTLEILFQIIGIGSASGLFYNNDALYVIGDNSGFLYEYNMQNQQLNQHPLIDNPTQNIPKNLKPDFESITHHNDTLYVFGSGSTENRNKMIEFDLKSKTVLQKNNLVDLYGLMQSFVEIKPEDFNLEGAIFDGENWYLFNRGNGVSNKNTIFTIHAKKLDQEFALIAVNYKLPKIRGVRSSFTDAILVEDKIYFLSTAEDTKSTYDDGEILGSFIGRIDVKTMKIDFTQKITSTNKFEGLTFYKKENNKIEFLLCEDNDTEVLETKIYKLTLPVK from the coding sequence ATGGAAAAATTCACATTAGAAATATTATTTCAAATCATCGGAATCGGCTCGGCATCCGGATTATTTTATAATAATGATGCGCTTTACGTAATTGGCGACAACAGCGGATTTCTGTACGAATACAATATGCAGAACCAACAATTAAACCAACATCCTTTAATTGACAATCCGACGCAAAATATTCCGAAAAACTTAAAACCCGATTTTGAATCGATAACGCATCATAACGATACGCTTTATGTTTTTGGTTCCGGCTCCACCGAAAACCGAAACAAAATGATCGAATTTGATTTGAAGTCAAAAACTGTTTTACAGAAAAATAATCTGGTTGATTTATACGGATTAATGCAAAGTTTTGTTGAAATAAAACCAGAGGATTTCAATTTAGAAGGCGCAATTTTCGATGGCGAAAACTGGTATTTGTTTAATCGTGGAAACGGCGTTTCAAACAAAAACACGATTTTTACTATTCATGCAAAAAAACTGGATCAGGAATTTGCTTTGATTGCTGTCAATTACAAACTGCCAAAAATTAGAGGTGTTCGTTCCAGTTTTACCGATGCCATTTTGGTTGAGGACAAAATCTATTTCCTTTCAACCGCCGAAGACACAAAATCGACTTATGATGATGGCGAAATCCTGGGAAGTTTCATTGGGAGAATCGACGTAAAAACCATGAAAATCGATTTTACTCAAAAAATAACTTCGACCAATAAATTTGAAGGTTTGACTTTTTACAAAAAAGAAAATAATAAAATTGAGTTTTTACTTTGTGAGGATAATGATACGGAGGTCTTAGAAACTAAGATTTATAAATTGACTTTGCCGGTTAAATAA
- a CDS encoding sigma-54 dependent transcriptional regulator — MSKILIVEDEAAIRRVLVKILSEENDSYQVDEAEDGVAGLEKIKNNDYDLVLCDIKMPKMDGVEVLEEVKKIKPEIPMVMISGHGDMETAIQTMRLGAFDYISKPPDLNRLLNTVRNALDKKQLVVENKILKKKVSKNYEMIGDSESINHIKVMIDKVAQTEARVLITGPNGTGKELVAHQLHEKSERSNFPLIEVNCAAIPSELIESELFGHVKGAFTSAVKDRAGKFEAADKGTIFLDEIGDMSLSAQAKVLRALQESMITRVGADKDIKVDVRVVAATNKDLKKEIAEGRFREDLYHRLAVILIKVPPLNERRDDIPALIAHFSEKIASEQGNAVKGFSAQAIKLLQEYDWTGNIRELRNVVERLIILGGNEISESDVKMFASK, encoded by the coding sequence ATGAGTAAAATACTAATTGTCGAAGACGAAGCAGCAATCAGAAGAGTTTTGGTAAAAATTTTATCAGAAGAAAATGATTCGTATCAAGTTGATGAAGCTGAAGATGGTGTTGCTGGACTTGAAAAAATAAAAAACAACGATTACGATTTGGTTTTGTGCGATATCAAAATGCCAAAAATGGACGGAGTTGAGGTTTTGGAAGAAGTAAAAAAGATAAAACCAGAAATCCCGATGGTTATGATTTCAGGCCACGGCGACATGGAAACGGCTATTCAAACCATGCGTTTAGGTGCTTTTGATTATATTTCAAAACCGCCTGATTTGAATCGTTTGTTGAATACAGTTCGTAATGCTTTGGACAAAAAACAATTAGTAGTTGAGAATAAAATCTTAAAGAAAAAAGTCAGCAAAAACTACGAAATGATTGGCGACAGCGAATCAATTAATCATATTAAAGTGATGATTGACAAAGTTGCACAAACAGAAGCGAGAGTTTTGATTACGGGTCCAAACGGAACCGGAAAAGAATTGGTAGCACATCAATTGCATGAAAAAAGTGAGCGTTCGAATTTTCCTTTAATCGAAGTGAACTGCGCTGCAATTCCGAGTGAATTGATTGAAAGTGAGTTGTTCGGACACGTGAAAGGTGCCTTTACATCGGCGGTGAAAGATCGTGCTGGAAAGTTTGAAGCTGCAGACAAAGGAACTATTTTCTTGGATGAAATTGGCGATATGAGTCTTTCGGCGCAAGCCAAAGTGTTGCGTGCGTTGCAAGAAAGCATGATTACGAGAGTTGGTGCTGATAAAGACATTAAAGTAGATGTTCGTGTTGTCGCTGCGACTAATAAAGATTTGAAAAAAGAGATCGCTGAAGGTCGTTTTAGGGAAGATTTATACCATCGTTTGGCCGTGATTTTAATTAAAGTACCGCCTTTGAATGAAAGACGTGATGATATTCCGGCTTTGATTGCACATTTTTCAGAAAAAATTGCTTCGGAACAAGGAAATGCCGTGAAAGGATTTTCGGCGCAAGCCATAAAATTATTGCAAGAGTATGATTGGACAGGAAATATTCGTGAACTTCGAAATGTAGTAGAAAGATTAATCATTTTAGGAGGAAATGAAATCTCTGAAAGTGATGTGAAAATGTTTGCGAGCAAATAA
- a CDS encoding GNAT family N-acetyltransferase codes for MKNPIETERLLLREFLLSDADGMFELDSNPKVHLFLGNNPVKKPEESIEYIYFVQKQYKDFGTGRWAVILKETNEFLGWSGIKFITDEINGHKNFYEIGYRFLEKHWGKGYATEAGRAFVDYAFNEMKVDALYAFADAGNENSRKILEKLGLQYVNSFEYEGETEVWYEMKNPNL; via the coding sequence ATGAAAAATCCAATTGAGACAGAGCGTTTGCTATTAAGAGAATTTCTTCTTTCTGATGCTGATGGAATGTTTGAATTGGATTCAAATCCAAAGGTGCATCTTTTCTTGGGTAATAATCCAGTAAAAAAGCCCGAAGAGAGTATCGAATATATTTATTTTGTTCAAAAACAATATAAAGATTTTGGAACAGGACGCTGGGCAGTGATTCTTAAGGAAACTAATGAGTTTTTGGGGTGGTCCGGAATTAAGTTCATTACAGATGAAATTAACGGACACAAAAACTTTTATGAAATAGGTTATCGTTTCTTAGAAAAACATTGGGGAAAAGGATATGCCACAGAGGCAGGAAGAGCTTTTGTAGATTATGCTTTTAATGAAATGAAAGTAGATGCGCTTTATGCGTTTGCAGATGCAGGGAATGAAAACTCAAGAAAAATTCTCGAAAAACTAGGCTTGCAATACGTAAACTCTTTTGAGTATGAAGGAGAAACTGAAGTCTGGTATGAAATGAAAAATCCAAACTTATAA
- a CDS encoding DEAD/DEAH box helicase gives MKLKKINERLQDALIENGLTEANVLQMETFSTIKSGADCVIVSPKGSGKTTTIVLNVIQQLAGKNEESPRALIIVEDKEKVLAMEELFDKYNKYTNLEVYGVHDKGDMDYDKNYVSTGIDVLIGTPIKLNDMFSTAGYNVNRLKMFIVDDADPILKLRHDAKITRISNSIAKTQRIIFTETLTERIEILADKIMIEPYLFDMDEEGEEELDEEEDDVEEE, from the coding sequence ATGAAACTAAAAAAAATAAACGAGAGATTACAAGACGCCTTAATTGAAAATGGTTTAACTGAAGCAAATGTTTTGCAGATGGAAACTTTTTCGACCATAAAAAGCGGTGCAGATTGTGTAATTGTTTCACCAAAAGGAAGCGGAAAAACCACGACAATTGTTTTGAATGTAATTCAGCAATTGGCAGGGAAAAATGAAGAATCGCCGAGAGCGTTGATTATTGTTGAAGACAAAGAAAAGGTTTTGGCAATGGAAGAACTTTTTGATAAGTATAATAAATATACTAATCTTGAAGTGTACGGAGTTCACGACAAAGGCGATATGGATTACGATAAAAACTACGTTTCGACAGGAATCGACGTTTTGATTGGAACACCAATCAAATTAAATGACATGTTCAGTACGGCAGGTTATAATGTGAATCGTCTTAAAATGTTTATTGTAGATGATGCAGATCCGATTTTAAAATTGCGTCATGACGCTAAAATAACTCGTATTTCAAACAGTATTGCCAAAACACAACGAATAATTTTTACTGAAACTTTGACAGAACGCATAGAAATTTTGGCAGATAAAATCATGATTGAGCCTTATTTGTTTGATATGGATGAAGAAGGTGAGGAAGAGCTTGATGAAGAAGAGGACGATGTAGAGGAAGAATAG
- a CDS encoding type II CAAX endopeptidase family protein, whose amino-acid sequence MLNISDSAKKPVLIISIILSVLLPVLAIYSSLLFKDLGISKEIQFYISRFAIWISLLLLFLYSEKIEKQPFLLWPETEYSIVAFAKAIFITFVKLFIAVYITSVLIMLFKITGESAVLQKALALFKKNYFLLFFTCVTAGITEELIFRGYLLPRLELLFKNKILAIVVSSILFGFLHIGYGTLLNVIGPTVIGLVFAIQYEKYRNIKILIFCHFLWDLLLLIAKI is encoded by the coding sequence ATGCTCAATATTTCAGATTCAGCTAAAAAACCAGTTCTAATTATCAGCATCATACTTTCTGTACTTCTTCCGGTTCTGGCGATTTATTCTTCTTTATTATTCAAAGATCTTGGAATTAGTAAAGAAATTCAATTCTACATTTCGAGATTTGCCATCTGGATTTCACTACTGTTGTTATTCTTATATTCGGAAAAAATAGAAAAACAACCGTTTTTGCTTTGGCCAGAAACGGAATATTCCATCGTCGCTTTCGCGAAAGCAATATTTATAACTTTCGTAAAATTATTTATAGCCGTTTATATTACTTCCGTTCTTATAATGTTGTTCAAAATAACCGGGGAAAGTGCGGTACTACAAAAAGCTTTGGCGCTTTTTAAAAAGAATTACTTTTTGCTTTTCTTTACTTGTGTTACGGCAGGCATTACCGAAGAATTAATTTTCAGAGGTTATTTGTTGCCACGATTAGAACTGCTTTTTAAAAACAAAATTCTGGCTATTGTTGTTTCCAGCATTTTATTCGGATTTCTTCATATCGGCTATGGAACGCTGTTAAATGTCATTGGCCCAACGGTAATCGGACTTGTATTTGCAATTCAATACGAGAAATATCGAAACATCAAAATTCTTATTTTTTGTCATTTTTTGTGGGATTTATTGTTGTTGATAGCGAAAATATAA
- a CDS encoding Cof-type HAD-IIB family hydrolase has protein sequence MQYKMLVLDMDDTLLTDDHRISDLNKKVLLEAQAKGVYVVLASGRPTTAMTAYAKELELDLNDSYIISFNGAIISQAKDDLVLFEQKLTVQQIHELYDYSVKMNTHIITYLDDEIISETDSEFIEIEKEITGMPHLMVSSFKDYVDRPAVKCILLKEPSELKELEEDLKAKMPHLSISMSKPFFLEAAQQGIDKAASLRFLAEKLNIRQEEIIAVGNAGNDLTMIEYAGLGVWVDNVTPELRDKADLIVASNNDDGVAEVVQKYILN, from the coding sequence ATGCAATACAAAATGTTAGTGCTCGACATGGATGATACCTTGTTGACAGACGATCATAGAATTTCAGATTTAAACAAAAAAGTATTATTAGAAGCTCAGGCAAAAGGCGTTTATGTGGTTTTGGCTTCTGGAAGACCAACTACGGCAATGACCGCTTATGCTAAAGAGCTGGAGCTTGATTTAAATGATTCCTATATAATTTCATTTAACGGCGCAATCATAAGCCAGGCAAAAGACGATCTTGTTTTGTTTGAACAGAAATTAACTGTACAGCAAATTCACGAATTGTATGATTACAGCGTGAAAATGAATACGCATATAATCACTTATTTAGATGACGAAATTATAAGTGAAACCGATTCTGAGTTTATCGAAATCGAAAAAGAGATTACTGGAATGCCTCACCTTATGGTTTCTAGTTTTAAAGATTATGTTGATCGACCGGCTGTAAAATGTATTTTACTGAAAGAGCCTTCAGAATTAAAAGAATTAGAAGAAGATCTGAAAGCCAAAATGCCACATTTGAGTATTTCAATGTCAAAACCTTTTTTCCTCGAAGCAGCGCAACAAGGAATCGATAAGGCGGCAAGTCTGAGATTTTTAGCTGAAAAATTAAATATCCGTCAAGAAGAAATTATTGCAGTTGGAAACGCTGGAAACGATTTAACAATGATTGAATATGCTGGACTTGGTGTTTGGGTTGATAATGTAACGCCAGAATTGCGCGACAAAGCCGATTTAATCGTAGCTTCAAATAATGACGATGGAGTGGCTGAAGTAGTGCAGAAATATATCTTAAATTAA
- a CDS encoding sigma-70 family RNA polymerase sigma factor yields the protein MNRDAQRQVYEHMAPKLYRVCKRYLKKEEEIEEALADAFYTIFTKLEQLKEEKAFEGWARKIAVNYCLATIKKNTNFNMYLDDVKVLSQPFTEEMSALEEEDLLNLLNHIPDGCKTVFNLFVIEGFGHKEIAAMLNISEGTSKSQLNAAKTKLKELVNKLYYQKAK from the coding sequence ATGAACCGAGACGCTCAGCGTCAGGTTTATGAGCACATGGCTCCAAAATTGTATCGCGTTTGCAAACGATACCTCAAGAAAGAAGAAGAAATAGAAGAAGCACTCGCCGATGCTTTCTATACTATTTTCACAAAATTAGAACAGCTCAAGGAAGAAAAAGCTTTTGAAGGCTGGGCCAGAAAAATTGCTGTTAATTACTGTTTGGCTACCATCAAGAAAAACACCAATTTCAATATGTATCTTGATGATGTAAAAGTGCTCTCGCAGCCTTTTACCGAAGAAATGAGCGCATTAGAAGAAGAAGATTTACTCAATTTATTGAACCATATTCCAGATGGCTGTAAAACCGTTTTCAACCTTTTTGTTATTGAAGGTTTTGGACACAAGGAAATTGCAGCAATGCTAAACATTTCTGAAGGCACTTCAAAATCACAATTGAATGCTGCCAAAACCAAACTGAAAGAGTTGGTAAATAAATTGTATTATCAAAAAGCAAAGTAG